One Thermicanus aegyptius DSM 12793 DNA segment encodes these proteins:
- a CDS encoding MFS transporter, giving the protein MDIHQQRDIQDMEDRFVGERTVERDGEKLWTKDFITVTLANLFLFFSFQMLIPTLPAYVQAKGGNDLAVGMVIALFTVSALITRPFAGNALDRIGRKGVLYAGLLLFTLSAFGYVWTATVFLILFLRFVHGIGWGMTTTSFGTIVSDLIPAKRRGEGMGYFGLSSTFAMALAPLLGLWIMNERGFSFLFLLSTGLAVTAFLISLPIRETKGKGPVGGVKGLIEPQALFPSLLIMLFALTYGGVVGFITLFGKEVGIANVGGFFLFNALMVMLVRPVSGVLYDKRGAGWVLIPGTISAVIGLLLLSYTHSTGMLYLSAFFYGIGFGTIQPSLQAWTISRVPPGRRGTANGTFFSSFDLGIGLGSVLLGMVAGWFSYGMMYRFSIVFLLLFLVLYAGYGLGKRSQREKGEKNAQGL; this is encoded by the coding sequence ATGGATATTCACCAACAAAGGGATATACAGGACATGGAAGATCGATTCGTGGGGGAAAGAACGGTGGAAAGGGATGGGGAAAAACTTTGGACCAAGGATTTTATTACCGTTACCCTGGCCAATCTCTTCCTTTTCTTCAGCTTTCAAATGCTGATTCCCACTTTGCCCGCCTACGTCCAGGCAAAAGGTGGGAACGACCTGGCGGTTGGTATGGTGATCGCCCTTTTTACCGTTTCCGCGTTAATTACCCGTCCTTTCGCAGGTAACGCTTTAGACCGAATCGGGAGAAAGGGGGTCCTCTACGCAGGGCTTCTCCTCTTCACGCTGTCGGCGTTCGGATATGTCTGGACGGCGACCGTCTTTCTCATCCTCTTCCTCCGTTTTGTGCACGGCATCGGTTGGGGGATGACGACCACTTCTTTCGGGACCATCGTTTCCGATTTGATCCCGGCGAAGCGAAGAGGGGAGGGAATGGGTTATTTCGGGTTATCTTCCACCTTTGCCATGGCTTTAGCTCCTCTGCTCGGTCTCTGGATCATGAATGAACGGGGTTTTTCCTTTCTTTTTCTCCTCTCCACAGGGCTAGCCGTCACCGCCTTTCTTATATCCCTTCCCATTCGAGAGACGAAAGGAAAGGGACCTGTGGGTGGAGTCAAGGGACTCATCGAGCCGCAAGCCCTTTTTCCTTCGCTTTTAATCATGCTCTTTGCTTTAACGTATGGCGGGGTGGTGGGGTTTATTACCCTCTTCGGGAAAGAGGTAGGAATTGCTAACGTGGGAGGTTTTTTTCTCTTTAATGCGCTCATGGTCATGTTGGTACGCCCGGTTTCAGGAGTCCTGTATGACAAAAGGGGGGCTGGATGGGTTCTCATTCCCGGTACGATCTCGGCGGTCATAGGCCTTCTTCTCCTCTCTTACACCCATTCCACAGGAATGCTCTATCTCTCCGCCTTTTTCTACGGGATCGGTTTCGGGACGATCCAGCCATCGTTACAGGCATGGACCATCTCCCGAGTACCCCCGGGAAGGAGGGGAACGGCAAACGGAACTTTCTTTTCTTCTTTTGATCTTGGCATTGGACTTGGGTCGGTTTTATTGGGGATGGTGGCCGGTTGGTTCAGCTATGGAATGATGTATCGATTTTCCATTGTCTTCCTCCTTCTGTTTTTGGTTCTCTATGCGGGTTATGGGCTGGGGAAGAGGTCTCAAAGGGAGAAAGGGGAAAAAAATGCGCAAGGTTTATGA
- a CDS encoding ABC transporter substrate-binding protein — translation MRKVYDHLERLVEIPENPERIVSLVPSITETLFAFGLEGRIAGRTRYCIAPPEAKEVPVVGGTKDVKAEKILSLRPDLILAEKEETPRELVERLEKEVPLYVADVENFEEGIRLIRDLGEITGKRERAEEILSALEKEYARFREEREGIGRKVFERGKRGQESLTVAYLIWRKPNMAAGSSTFIDAMLRQMGLKNVFAGRQRYPVVSEAELQAAKPDLLFLSSEPYPFSPKHREEFQRMLPDSRIHFVDGAIFSWYGVRMLQAPSYFIRLLSEIVNPL, via the coding sequence ATGCGCAAGGTTTATGATCATCTGGAGCGCCTTGTAGAGATTCCTGAGAATCCGGAAAGGATCGTTTCGCTCGTTCCTTCCATTACAGAGACTCTGTTCGCCTTCGGGCTCGAGGGAAGAATCGCAGGGAGGACCCGCTACTGCATCGCTCCTCCTGAAGCCAAGGAAGTGCCTGTGGTAGGAGGGACAAAGGATGTGAAAGCGGAGAAGATCCTCTCTTTGCGGCCCGATCTCATCTTGGCGGAGAAGGAAGAGACGCCGAGGGAGCTGGTGGAACGCTTGGAAAAAGAGGTTCCCCTTTATGTGGCCGATGTGGAGAATTTTGAAGAGGGAATCCGCTTGATCCGGGATTTGGGTGAGATCACCGGGAAGAGGGAGCGGGCAGAGGAGATTCTCTCTGCTTTGGAGAAGGAATATGCTCGCTTCCGAGAAGAGAGGGAAGGGATTGGGCGGAAAGTTTTTGAACGTGGAAAAAGAGGGCAGGAGTCTTTGACGGTCGCTTATTTAATCTGGAGGAAGCCCAATATGGCCGCAGGTTCTTCCACCTTTATCGATGCCATGCTCCGGCAGATGGGGCTTAAGAATGTTTTCGCCGGGAGACAGCGTTATCCTGTGGTGTCGGAGGCGGAGCTTCAGGCGGCCAAACCGGATCTCCTCTTTCTCAGTTCGGAGCCATACCCCTTTTCCCCGAAGCACCGAGAAGAATTTCAACGCATGCTGCCCGATTCAAGGATCCACTTTGTGGACGGAGCCATTTTTAGCTGGTACGGGGTGCGGATGTTGCAAGCCCCTTCCTATTTTATCCGTCTGCTGTCGGAAATCGTCAACCCTCTTTAG